One Candidatus Kinetoplastibacterium oncopeltii TCC290E genomic region harbors:
- the holA gene encoding DNA polymerase III subunit delta translates to MIRILDYKNINNYIENINNDFPPVYIITGTEQLLINETIDKIYAHLQKYNFHNYASLVMDSKSDWLSLLNSIATLNLFNQNRIFNINISYGNIGKLGSDTMTKIAMYIKKINPVKDILIIQTQKNNKIIYSSWMKTLMNIGTTINISSIKQNNLPIWIKNRLKEQGQFTDIKTIEWMANNLENNLLGASQEIEKLSLLFPKGELSYIEVKDSMLEDISIYNLSDFRISILRGDFLRLTNILHYFKTNNIFPIPLLIWGMYEDIKIIGKMIENNHSAQFIEKLNIFGNHKEAIIKYSIKIKETKLLENILTKIHDLDLISKGLIRTHDIWSELHRLAIEFAKLKY, encoded by the coding sequence ATGATAAGAATTTTAGATTATAAAAATATAAACAATTATATTGAAAATATAAATAATGATTTTCCTCCTGTTTATATAATAACTGGCACAGAGCAATTACTTATAAATGAAACTATAGATAAAATCTATGCTCATCTGCAAAAATATAATTTCCATAACTACGCAAGTTTAGTAATGGATTCAAAAAGCGATTGGTTGTCATTACTTAACTCAATAGCTACTTTAAATTTATTTAATCAAAATAGAATTTTTAACATAAATATTAGTTATGGCAATATCGGAAAATTAGGATCTGATACTATGACTAAAATAGCTATGTATATAAAAAAAATAAATCCTGTTAAGGATATATTAATTATTCAAACTCAGAAAAATAATAAAATTATATATAGCAGTTGGATGAAAACTTTAATGAATATAGGTACAACTATAAACATATCAAGCATAAAACAAAATAATCTTCCTATATGGATTAAAAATAGACTGAAAGAACAAGGACAATTTACTGATATAAAAACAATAGAATGGATGGCTAATAATCTAGAAAATAATTTATTAGGAGCATCTCAAGAAATAGAAAAACTCAGTCTTTTATTTCCTAAAGGAGAGCTTAGTTACATCGAAGTAAAAGATAGTATGCTGGAAGACATATCTATCTATAATCTATCTGATTTTCGCATATCAATACTGAGAGGTGATTTTTTAAGATTAACAAATATATTGCATTATTTTAAAACAAATAATATTTTTCCAATTCCTCTACTTATATGGGGAATGTATGAAGATATAAAAATAATAGGTAAGATGATCGAAAATAATCATTCAGCACAATTCATAGAGAAATTAAATATTTTTGGAAATCATAAAGAAGCTATTATAAAATATAGTATAAAAATAAAAGAAACGAAATTATTAGAAAATATTTTGACAAAAATTCACGATCTAGATCTGATTTCAAAAGGATTAATAAGAACTCATGATATTTGGAGTGAACTACATAGATTAGCAATAGAATTTGCTAAATTGAAATATTGA
- the leuS gene encoding leucine--tRNA ligase: MKEYYDHNLIEKTAQTHWESTKIYKVEEYAKNADGSLKTKFFACSMLPYPSGKLHMGHVRNYTINDMMTRHLRMQGFNVLMPMGWDAFGMPAENAAIKSKISPSEWTYKNISYMKKQMLAMGLAIDWSREICACDPSYYMWNQWLFLKMLEYGIVYRDTQIVNWDPVDKTVLANEQVINGCGWRSGAIVEKREIPGYYLRITNYSEELLEDLNNKLEEWPEQVRLMQKKWMGKSEGLDFAFEHQILDIDGNIFQNGKLQVFTTRPDTLMGVTFCAISYEHPLAKLVSERNIEIKEFIDQCKTGGTKESELATKEKLGMDTGLVVRHPITKEDISVWICNYVLMNYGNGSIMGVPAHDERDFYFAKKYDIAIKQVIAQNGKIFDKTQWNDWYKDTDNSYLINSGIYNGLDCISATNEIFSYIIENKHGQKKTMWRLRDWSVSRQRYWGTPIPMVNCSKCGAVPLSEKDLPVLLPENLIPDGSGNPLKKDEVFIKCKCPKCFGDAQRETDTMDTFVDSSWYFMRYTSPNNKYSAIDQRLNYWMPIDQYIGGIEHAVLHLLYARFWCKVMRDMGLLQLDEPIKKLICQGMVLNNTYSRRNNLGGLEYFNSDEIEISQNKNSDIKEYKLIKDGSPVEYNGISTMSKSKNNGVDPQVIIDKFGADTARLFIIFASPPEQNLEWSESGIEGASRYLKKLWKICYSNREILLNQNKKNNKEDISFQLNDNQKLLRFKLYSNLIKANHDYKRVQYNTVVSTSMKILNDIESFILKENFNNNQNYANVLKESIGILLRILYPIVPHITWNLWRELGYHLIMGDIIETEWPKIDQNAILRETIKIVIQINGKLKGSFIISSDASEEYIKEVAMKHESVIKFLDKGIKRIIVVPGRLINIVI, translated from the coding sequence ATGAAAGAATACTACGATCATAATTTAATAGAAAAAACAGCTCAAACACATTGGGAATCTACTAAAATATATAAAGTAGAAGAATATGCAAAAAATGCTGATGGAAGCTTGAAGACTAAGTTTTTTGCTTGTTCAATGCTTCCTTATCCAAGCGGTAAATTGCATATGGGTCATGTTCGTAATTACACAATCAACGACATGATGACTAGACATTTGCGAATGCAAGGTTTTAATGTATTAATGCCAATGGGATGGGATGCTTTCGGTATGCCAGCAGAAAATGCAGCGATAAAGTCCAAAATATCGCCATCTGAATGGACATATAAAAATATTTCTTATATGAAAAAACAGATGTTAGCTATGGGTCTAGCAATCGACTGGTCTAGGGAAATATGTGCTTGCGATCCAAGTTATTATATGTGGAATCAATGGTTATTTTTGAAGATGTTAGAATATGGAATTGTATATAGAGATACCCAAATAGTTAATTGGGATCCCGTAGACAAAACAGTATTAGCCAATGAACAAGTAATTAATGGATGTGGTTGGAGATCTGGCGCGATAGTAGAGAAAAGAGAAATTCCAGGTTACTATTTAAGAATAACTAATTATTCTGAAGAATTACTAGAAGACCTTAATAACAAACTCGAAGAGTGGCCTGAACAAGTTAGATTGATGCAAAAAAAATGGATGGGAAAATCAGAAGGATTAGATTTCGCATTTGAGCATCAAATATTAGATATAGATGGTAATATTTTTCAAAATGGCAAATTACAAGTATTTACAACAAGACCAGATACTTTAATGGGTGTAACGTTTTGCGCTATATCTTATGAGCATCCACTAGCAAAACTTGTTTCCGAGAGAAATATTGAGATAAAAGAATTCATAGATCAATGTAAAACTGGCGGAACAAAAGAATCAGAATTGGCAACAAAAGAAAAGTTGGGCATGGATACAGGATTGGTAGTCAGGCATCCAATAACAAAAGAAGATATATCTGTTTGGATCTGTAACTATGTATTAATGAATTATGGCAATGGTTCTATAATGGGAGTACCTGCTCATGATGAAAGAGACTTTTATTTTGCAAAAAAATATGACATTGCTATTAAGCAAGTAATAGCACAGAATGGAAAAATATTTGATAAAACACAATGGAATGATTGGTATAAAGATACAGATAATTCATACCTGATTAATTCTGGAATATACAATGGTTTAGATTGTATATCAGCTACCAATGAAATATTTTCTTATATTATAGAAAATAAACATGGTCAGAAAAAAACAATGTGGAGATTACGTGACTGGAGTGTATCTCGTCAAAGATACTGGGGAACTCCTATACCTATGGTAAATTGCAGCAAATGTGGAGCTGTACCATTATCAGAAAAAGATCTACCAGTATTGCTACCTGAAAATCTCATTCCAGATGGTAGTGGAAATCCATTAAAAAAAGATGAAGTTTTTATAAAATGTAAGTGTCCAAAATGTTTCGGAGATGCTCAACGTGAGACAGATACAATGGATACATTTGTGGATTCTTCATGGTACTTCATGAGATATACTTCTCCAAATAATAAATATTCTGCTATAGATCAAAGATTAAATTATTGGATGCCTATAGATCAATACATAGGTGGTATAGAACATGCTGTTTTACATCTTCTTTATGCAAGATTTTGGTGCAAGGTAATGCGCGATATGGGGTTATTACAACTCGATGAGCCAATAAAAAAACTAATTTGCCAAGGTATGGTGCTCAACAATACCTATTCAAGAAGAAATAATTTAGGAGGTTTAGAATATTTCAATTCTGATGAAATAGAAATAAGCCAAAATAAAAATTCAGATATTAAAGAATATAAATTAATAAAAGACGGTTCTCCTGTAGAGTATAATGGCATCAGCACAATGTCAAAATCTAAAAACAATGGTGTTGACCCACAAGTCATAATTGATAAATTCGGTGCCGACACAGCACGTTTATTCATAATATTCGCTAGCCCGCCAGAACAAAACTTAGAATGGTCAGAATCTGGAATTGAAGGAGCTAGTCGTTATCTAAAAAAACTATGGAAAATATGTTATTCAAATAGAGAAATATTATTAAATCAAAATAAAAAAAATAATAAAGAAGATATTTCTTTTCAACTTAATGATAATCAAAAACTTCTTAGATTTAAATTATATTCAAATCTTATAAAAGCTAATCATGATTATAAAAGAGTGCAATATAATACAGTTGTTTCAACATCGATGAAAATTTTGAATGATATTGAAAGTTTTATATTAAAAGAAAATTTCAATAATAATCAAAATTACGCTAATGTCTTAAAAGAATCTATAGGAATACTGTTGAGGATACTCTATCCAATAGTCCCTCACATAACATGGAATTTATGGCGAGAACTGGGATACCATTTGATAATGGGAGACATCATAGAAACAGAATGGCCGAAAATTGATCAAAATGCTATTTTAAGAGAAACAATCAAGATTGTGATACAAATAAATGGTAAATTAAAAGGATCATTCATTATTTCTTCTGATGCTAGTGAAGAATATATAAAAGAAGTAGCAATGAAACACGAAAGTGTTATAAAGTTTCTAGATAAGGGTATAAAAAGAATAATTGTAGTCCCTGGCAGATTAATTAATATAGTAATATAA
- the rpmG gene encoding 50S ribosomal protein L33: MAKGSREKIKLESTAGTGHFYTTTKNKKNNPEKILLKKFDPVVRKHVGYKEIKLK, from the coding sequence ATGGCAAAAGGATCTAGGGAAAAAATTAAATTAGAATCAACAGCTGGTACTGGTCATTTTTATACAACTACCAAAAATAAAAAGAATAACCCAGAGAAAATTTTACTGAAAAAATTTGATCCAGTTGTAAGAAAGCATGTTGGATATAAAGAAATAAAACTTAAATAA
- the rpmB gene encoding 50S ribosomal protein L28 produces MARICQITGKAPMVGNNVSHANNKTKRRFLPNLQSRRFWIEEENRWIRLKVSAKAIRTIDKNGIKSVLINS; encoded by the coding sequence ATGGCCCGCATATGTCAAATAACAGGTAAAGCCCCTATGGTAGGCAACAATGTCTCTCATGCAAACAATAAAACAAAAAGACGTTTCCTACCTAACTTGCAATCAAGAAGATTTTGGATAGAGGAAGAAAACAGATGGATACGACTAAAAGTATCTGCTAAAGCAATTAGAACAATAGACAAAAATGGAATTAAATCAGTTTTAATTAACTCCTAA
- a CDS encoding pyridoxine 5'-phosphate synthase, whose amino-acid sequence MIKLGVNIDHVATIRQQRYTNYPDPLVAAMKAEDAGADLITLHLREDRRHIQDSDVFAIRKILKTKMNLECSLSREIIDIACSVKPNDVCLVPENRSELTTEGGLDVIKYKSNIKGIVDLLNSNGINVSIFIDPDIKQIDAAAKIGVNIVEIHTGKYSDATQKQTKDELFRITEAVSFAKKQGLKVNAGHGLSYDNVANIAAIDGIEELNIGHSIISRALFDGIYNAVVTMKNIILNARNK is encoded by the coding sequence ATGATTAAATTAGGTGTTAACATTGATCATGTTGCTACAATAAGGCAACAAAGATATACGAATTATCCTGATCCTCTAGTAGCAGCAATGAAGGCTGAAGATGCTGGTGCAGACCTAATCACATTGCATCTTAGAGAAGATAGAAGGCATATACAAGATAGTGATGTCTTCGCTATACGCAAGATTCTAAAAACTAAAATGAACCTGGAGTGTTCTTTATCAAGAGAAATTATTGATATAGCCTGTAGTGTAAAACCAAATGATGTATGTCTTGTACCGGAAAATCGTTCTGAGTTAACTACAGAAGGCGGGTTAGATGTTATTAAATACAAGTCTAATATTAAAGGTATAGTTGATTTATTAAATAGCAATGGAATAAATGTTTCTATATTTATAGATCCAGATATAAAACAGATAGACGCTGCAGCAAAAATTGGAGTCAATATTGTAGAGATACATACAGGAAAATATTCTGATGCTACACAAAAACAAACTAAGGATGAGCTATTCAGAATTACTGAAGCGGTGAGCTTTGCAAAAAAGCAAGGATTAAAAGTTAATGCAGGTCATGGTTTGAGTTATGATAATGTTGCTAACATAGCTGCTATTGATGGGATCGAAGAATTAAATATTGGACATTCTATAATTAGTAGAGCTTTGTTTGACGGTATTTATAATGCTGTTGTTACAATGAAAAATATTATATTAAATGCTAGAAATAAATAG
- the acpS gene encoding holo-ACP synthase — protein sequence MFNNYLEISKNIRDVFGIAGVGIDLLSVDRVRKLYQKYEKHFLAKMLGKEELQIFQKRLDANYDRGIRFLATRIASKEAFSKAIYTGIRFPVTWKNIQIINSSEGSPRILLSYQLNDWYRSIYKDAYISISDDINLALAIVIIKRKC from the coding sequence ATGTTCAATAATTATCTTGAAATTTCCAAAAATATCAGAGATGTATTTGGTATTGCTGGAGTTGGTATAGACTTATTGTCTGTTGATCGAGTAAGAAAATTATATCAAAAATATGAAAAACATTTTCTAGCAAAAATGCTTGGTAAAGAAGAATTGCAAATTTTTCAAAAAAGGCTAGATGCTAACTACGATCGTGGCATTAGATTTTTGGCTACAAGGATAGCTTCTAAAGAAGCTTTTTCTAAAGCTATTTATACTGGTATAAGATTTCCTGTTACTTGGAAAAATATCCAAATCATTAATTCTAGCGAGGGCAGTCCTAGAATTTTGTTATCTTATCAACTGAATGATTGGTATAGATCTATTTACAAAGATGCCTATATTTCAATTAGTGATGATATTAACTTAGCTTTAGCTATTGTTATAATAAAGAGAAAATGTTAG
- the uvrC gene encoding excinuclease ABC subunit UvrC codes for MLNNSNLRVFLSNLPDLPGIYKYIDSSGNVIYIGKAKNLKKRVSSYFIKNSNSPRISVMVSKIASVEFTITNSEVDALILENNLIKSIQPRYNILFRDDKSYPYLKISSHEWPRLIFCRVYKEKIDGQYFGPFPDSWAARETIRILQNIFHIRNCNDFMFSNRSRPCLLGQIGRCSAPCVGLISKNNYLKDVDDAILFLKGKSNSLIKKIKEKMNQASLDLNFEQASVFRDQVVALSKILNKQTMESVDTEDTDIISIVSEGNKYCVNISMVRYGKHLGDRSFFSENEYLINAETVLDAFASQFYLNNQLPNVLICSHNFADRNTIKIIKKSCKERKKIKIIVSPIKGIRYSWLKQATDNAMLALQKKFDNINLYINRINKLTDILKIKLDSVSSLRIECFDISHLQGEATRASCVVFENCGMNSALYRRFIIDKIKPGDDCAAIEQVLYKRFSQKNIKIPQIVLIDGGRGQIEASKKVFNHLKLDISVLIGISKGENRKTGLETLVFADGRDDLILGLESEALMLLAHVRDEAHRFAINGMRNVSAKSRAYSKVMDIKGVGKKRCAILLKHFGSLSGIASATIEDISSINGISSSLACTIYESLH; via the coding sequence ATGCTAAATAATTCTAATTTAAGAGTTTTTTTGTCTAATCTTCCTGATTTGCCTGGAATATATAAATATATAGACAGTTCTGGTAATGTTATATATATTGGGAAGGCAAAAAATTTAAAAAAAAGGGTATCTTCATACTTTATAAAGAATTCCAATAGCCCTAGAATTAGCGTTATGGTTTCTAAGATAGCTAGTGTTGAGTTTACAATCACAAATTCTGAGGTTGATGCTCTAATTTTAGAAAATAATCTAATAAAATCTATACAACCTCGATATAATATACTGTTTCGTGATGATAAATCTTACCCTTATCTGAAGATCTCATCTCATGAGTGGCCCAGGTTAATTTTTTGCCGAGTGTATAAAGAAAAAATTGATGGTCAGTATTTCGGTCCTTTTCCAGATTCATGGGCAGCACGTGAAACTATTAGAATCTTACAAAATATTTTTCATATAAGAAATTGTAATGATTTTATGTTTTCTAATCGTTCTCGACCTTGTTTGTTAGGTCAGATAGGAAGATGTTCCGCTCCTTGTGTTGGATTGATAAGTAAAAATAATTACCTTAAAGATGTAGATGATGCGATTTTATTTTTGAAAGGTAAATCTAATTCTTTAATAAAAAAAATAAAAGAAAAAATGAATCAGGCTTCATTAGATTTAAATTTTGAGCAGGCTTCTGTATTTCGTGATCAAGTAGTAGCTTTATCAAAGATATTAAATAAGCAAACAATGGAAAGTGTTGATACTGAGGATACGGATATTATATCTATAGTTTCTGAGGGAAATAAATATTGTGTCAATATATCTATGGTTAGATATGGAAAACATTTAGGTGATAGATCTTTTTTTTCTGAAAATGAATATTTGATTAATGCTGAGACTGTTCTAGATGCTTTTGCTTCACAGTTTTATTTAAATAATCAATTGCCCAATGTTTTGATTTGTTCTCATAATTTTGCAGATCGAAACACTATTAAAATTATTAAAAAATCTTGCAAAGAAAGAAAAAAAATAAAAATAATAGTAAGTCCTATTAAAGGAATAAGATATTCATGGTTAAAACAAGCTACTGACAATGCTATGTTGGCATTACAAAAAAAATTCGATAATATTAATTTATATATTAATCGTATAAATAAATTAACTGATATATTAAAAATTAAACTGGATAGTGTATCTTCTTTAAGAATAGAGTGTTTTGATATAAGTCACCTTCAAGGTGAAGCCACCAGAGCATCTTGTGTCGTGTTTGAGAATTGCGGAATGAATTCTGCTTTGTATCGTCGTTTCATTATAGATAAAATAAAACCTGGAGATGATTGTGCTGCTATAGAACAGGTTTTGTACAAAAGGTTTTCACAAAAAAATATAAAAATACCTCAAATAGTTCTAATTGATGGAGGAAGAGGACAAATAGAGGCCTCAAAAAAGGTATTTAATCACTTAAAATTAGATATTAGTGTATTGATTGGAATTTCCAAGGGGGAAAATCGTAAAACCGGTTTGGAGACCCTTGTTTTTGCAGATGGTAGAGATGATTTAATACTTGGATTAGAGTCTGAGGCTTTGATGTTACTCGCACACGTAAGAGATGAGGCTCATAGATTTGCTATAAATGGAATGAGAAATGTTTCAGCCAAATCTAGAGCTTATTCTAAAGTTATGGATATAAAAGGAGTTGGTAAAAAACGTTGTGCTATTTTATTAAAACATTTTGGTAGCCTGTCTGGTATTGCTTCAGCTACAATAGAAGATATTAGCTCTATAAATGGTATTTCTAGTTCTTTAGCATGTACTATATATGAATCTCTACATTAA
- the pgsA gene encoding CDP-diacylglycerol--glycerol-3-phosphate 3-phosphatidyltransferase — protein MSINIPIILTFIRVAIAPLILLVFYIPDKYICITSINNLAAFLFITAALTDWLDGWLARSLNQSTLFGSFLDPVADKLIVCSSLIVLLALGRVSTFVTLIIITREIFISALREWMARIGAEDVVSVNKIGKLKTVFQMIAIPCLFYEKSILCISFLKIGSLLISAASILTLLSMFYYIKCSWPALKSKF, from the coding sequence ATGTCTATAAATATTCCAATCATTTTAACTTTTATCCGTGTTGCAATAGCTCCTTTAATATTATTAGTATTTTACATTCCTGATAAATATATTTGTATTACATCTATTAATAATCTTGCTGCTTTTCTTTTTATTACAGCTGCTCTTACAGATTGGCTTGATGGTTGGTTAGCACGTAGCTTGAATCAGAGCACATTATTCGGTTCTTTCCTAGATCCTGTAGCTGATAAACTTATAGTATGCTCTTCTTTAATAGTTTTATTGGCTCTTGGCAGGGTTAGTACATTTGTAACTTTAATAATAATAACTCGAGAGATATTTATATCAGCTTTGCGTGAATGGATGGCAAGAATTGGTGCAGAAGATGTTGTTTCTGTCAATAAAATAGGAAAGTTAAAAACAGTGTTTCAAATGATAGCAATACCTTGTTTATTTTATGAAAAGTCAATTTTATGTATTTCTTTTTTAAAAATCGGCTCTTTATTAATTTCAGCAGCATCTATATTGACTTTATTGTCTATGTTTTATTATATAAAATGCTCATGGCCTGCACTAAAAAGTAAATTTTGA
- a CDS encoding MFS transporter — protein sequence MNSSPQNSQLYNKDIRSRDWKIILLISSIHALSHFFQLVLPSLYIALGLEFSLDFAKLGFLASVFYVISGVGQVVSGVAVDKYGPFRVLLFGMIAFFISSLTISYSFGYFSLLCSAVLGGIGNSVFHPAGYLIINKLISNDRLGYAFSFHGLSGSIGWACAPIFITTVIFITNWRVAAFSVALLFLISLLFLIRSKDYLYIDTKSCKNNDENKDLINKDYIGSIVKMFSHFAMWGAFIFFIATSFATSSIQQYTIPILVRLYGLSEIFAGSMLSTYMVSSAIGIFVGGLLISAMRFKEGNILISLVVSGITLFIISIGLVSENYITLAFIVAGFCFGIAIPSRDMLVRKIASKHSTSLIYGVVYSGMDIGSACGPIIFGFMMDAGFYRLPWMIAGLMLLVSVYIAEWLNKRSKK from the coding sequence ATGAATTCTTCTCCACAAAATAGCCAGTTATACAATAAAGATATCCGTTCTCGTGATTGGAAAATTATTCTTCTAATATCTTCTATACATGCTTTGTCTCATTTCTTCCAGTTAGTTTTGCCATCGTTGTATATAGCGCTTGGGTTAGAGTTCTCTTTGGATTTTGCTAAACTTGGTTTTTTGGCATCAGTTTTTTACGTAATATCTGGTGTTGGTCAGGTTGTATCTGGGGTAGCAGTAGACAAATATGGACCATTTAGAGTTTTATTATTTGGTATGATAGCTTTTTTTATTTCTAGTCTGACGATATCATATTCTTTTGGATATTTCTCATTATTGTGTTCTGCTGTATTGGGAGGAATTGGTAATTCCGTATTTCATCCAGCCGGTTATTTAATAATTAATAAATTGATAAGCAATGATAGGCTTGGTTATGCATTTAGTTTTCATGGTTTGTCAGGTAGTATTGGATGGGCATGTGCCCCTATTTTTATTACTACGGTTATATTTATAACTAATTGGCGTGTAGCTGCGTTCAGCGTTGCATTGTTATTTTTAATATCATTATTATTTCTTATCAGATCTAAGGATTATTTATATATTGATACCAAGTCTTGCAAAAATAACGATGAAAATAAAGATTTAATAAATAAAGACTATATAGGATCGATAGTAAAGATGTTCTCCCATTTTGCTATGTGGGGAGCTTTTATATTTTTCATTGCTACATCATTTGCTACATCTTCAATACAGCAATATACGATACCTATCTTAGTTAGATTGTATGGTTTAAGTGAGATATTTGCAGGATCTATGTTATCGACATATATGGTATCTTCAGCAATAGGAATATTTGTAGGTGGATTATTGATATCTGCTATGAGATTTAAAGAAGGTAACATTTTAATCTCACTCGTTGTTTCGGGAATTACATTATTCATCATATCTATTGGTTTGGTATCTGAAAACTATATAACTTTAGCTTTTATTGTAGCTGGTTTTTGTTTTGGTATAGCTATTCCTTCTAGAGATATGCTAGTTAGAAAAATAGCATCTAAACATTCTACTAGTTTAATATATGGTGTCGTTTATTCTGGAATGGATATTGGCTCTGCTTGTGGCCCAATAATATTTGGATTTATGATGGATGCAGGATTTTACAGATTACCATGGATGATTGCAGGATTGATGTTATTAGTTTCTGTATACATAGCAGAATGGTTAAATAAGAGGTCAAAGAAATAA
- the queF gene encoding NADPH-dependent 7-cyano-7-deazaguanine reductase QueF (Catalyzes the NADPH-dependent reduction of 7-cyano-7-deazaguanine (preQ0) to 7-aminomethyl-7-deazaguanine (preQ1) in queuosine biosynthesis), which yields MSNINPLGHSIKYSFNYDPSYLFAIPRQNIAEIPIYGLDIWNIYELSWLNNNGKPQIAIIRIEIPANSSKIIESKSLKLYLNSFNNTFFKNVKEVEDLINKDISNAIQSSILIKIITPENFHKLYIENYSNIGICIDDIDTVIDIYKEPSPDLLNLSSTNGNIVSEILISRLFRSRCPVTGQPDWATIKIKYKGIKIDHSSILKYIVSYRNHLGFHENCIDKMFVDISNTCQPIYLNIYGNFTRRGGIDINPWRVSSSKELPPPDNCRTERQ from the coding sequence ATGAGCAATATAAATCCTTTAGGACATAGTATTAAATATTCATTTAATTATGATCCAAGCTATCTCTTTGCAATACCAAGACAAAATATTGCTGAAATACCAATTTATGGCTTAGACATATGGAACATATATGAATTATCCTGGTTAAATAATAATGGAAAACCGCAGATTGCTATCATAAGAATTGAAATACCAGCAAATAGCAGTAAGATAATAGAATCTAAATCACTGAAATTGTACTTAAATTCTTTCAATAATACTTTTTTTAAAAATGTTAAAGAAGTTGAAGATCTTATTAATAAAGATATATCAAATGCAATACAATCTTCTATACTTATAAAAATAATAACTCCTGAAAATTTTCACAAACTATACATAGAAAACTATAGTAATATTGGAATATGTATAGATGATATAGACACAGTAATAGATATATATAAAGAACCATCACCAGATTTATTAAATCTTTCTAGTACTAATGGGAATATAGTATCAGAGATACTTATATCTAGACTTTTTAGATCGAGATGCCCTGTTACAGGACAACCAGATTGGGCAACAATCAAAATAAAATATAAAGGAATAAAAATAGATCATTCTTCTATATTAAAATACATAGTGTCCTATAGAAATCATCTTGGATTTCATGAAAATTGTATAGATAAGATGTTTGTAGATATATCAAATACTTGCCAGCCAATTTATTTAAATATCTATGGAAATTTCACTAGACGGGGTGGTATAGACATAAATCCTTGGAGGGTAAGCAGTAGTAAAGAACTGCCACCACCAGATAATTGCAGAACAGAAAGGCAATAA